The Aestuariibaculum lutulentum genome segment AGTGTTTTAGCTTATTCGGTTGGCACTTACTCCAGAGACGATGGTAAATTCAATACAGCTATTGGAAACTTTATGGCAGATGTTATTTACGAGCAATCCAACCCTGTTTTTAAAAGCAGAACCGGACACGATATAGATATGGTTTTACTTAGCTACGGAAGTATTCGAACCATAGTTTCAAAAGGCGACATTACCACCAGAACGGCTTTTGAATTAATGCCGTTTGAAAACAATATAGTTATTGTTGCTTTGAAGAAACCTGAAATAGACAAAATGCTTGAATACTTGTGCAAGGCAAAAAAAGCAAATCCATTTTCAAAACTTAAATTAGTAATCGATCAAGATTATAAATTAATTGAAGCAACTATAAAAAATCATAAAATTGAAGAGGACAAAACCTACTACGTAGCCACTCAAGATTACCTTTATAATGGTGGAGATAACATGACATTTTTCCAACCTAACGATAGTCTTTATAAAATTGATTATAAGGTTAGAAATGCTATTATTGATTACTTTAAGAAAACAGACACCATTAGCCCTACCATTGACGACCGATTTATTCAAATAACACCATAAGCCCTAATCATGAAACGTAGAGATTTTATTCAAAAAACTTCAGCAACTACAGCTTTAATAACTTTAGGCGGTATCGGGCTTCAATCGTTCGCAAACAAAACGAATACTAAACAAATTACCATACTCCACACCAACGATGTGCATAGTCATATCGATCCGTTTGGTCCTAACGACGGAACCTATCCTAATATGGGAGGCGTTGCCAGAAGAGCCAGTTTAGTAGAATCCATTAGAAAAGAAAACCCCAATACACTTCTTTTAGACGCCGGTGACATTTTTCAGGGCACACCATATTTTAATTATTATGGTGGTGAATTAGAATTTAAACTTATGAGCATGCTAAAATATGACGCTGCCACACTTGGAAATCATGACTTTGATGCCGGTATTGATGGTTTGTATGCGCAATTACCACATGCTAAATTCGATTTTATCTGTTCCAACTACGATTTTTCGAACACCATTATGGATACCCATACTAAACCTTATAAAATTTATAATGTTGATGGTATTAAAATTGGAATTTTTGGATTAGGAATTAAACTGAAAGGTATTGTAGACTCCAAAAATTACAAAGAAACAAAATATTTAGACCCCATTGAAACCGCAAAAGACATGTCTCGTATTTTAAAAACAGAAAAACAATGCGATTTAGTTATCTGCTTGTCTCATTTGGGATATTATTACAAGGAAAACCCAGATAGATTGTGTGATTTAATATTAGCGAAATCAACCAAAGATATCGATTTAATCATTGGAGGTCACACCCATACCTTTTTACAAAAACCTACAGTTGTTAAAAATAGTGAAGACAAAAATATGCTTGTAAATCAAGTGGGATATTGGGGTATTAACCTGGGACGAATTGATTTTTATTTCGATACAGACAAGAACAAATCTGCCAACGGAACATCGATTATAGTTTAAGCTAAAACTTTGCTTGAATTAAAACTTTTTTCTTCCTGAATTTGCTCCTTGTCTAAAACAGCATGTTTAAACAAAAAGAACAAAGCCACTGTGTATAATATGCGTTCTATAGCTACAAATTCTAAACGATACACATAATATAAATTGATGTAATTCAGGATTACAGAAAAAAACAGGCATCCAACACCTATTAAGAACAGCACGGATAATTTGGTCTGGGTATTTAAATACACTCCAAAAGCCACTAAACCTAAAACAACCAGACTTAAGCTTTTCAATCCGAACAACTGAACTTCTGCTGTGCTTTCCAAAGTTAAGTTCAAAATATTATAAATCTGAAATAAAAAGAAAGCAATAATTAAAAACACACTTATTAAATAAGGCCCCACCAAAGGCTGCACTTCCGATAATTTAAATTTTGGCAAAATCATAATTAGCAAATACATAAAACCTAAAAAGTAAAACACGCTGGAGGCTTTGATTAGCATAACTTCTGTAAAAAACAGACTAGATGTATCTCCTAAAAATGAGAATAGTAAATACGCTATAAAACCAAATTTTAACGATTTGTACTTAGAGAAATAGGCAATCGAAAACAAAGGCACATATAAAAGTAAACTATAGGTAATCGGAGAAGCTTTTGAAGTTAAAACTGCTATACAACTCACAGCAACTAACAACCATAAAGCCAATAAAAAGACTTTATCGCCTGTATTTGCAATCCAGTTTTTCATGGTAATTTCATAAGTAGGTTATCCCAAACTTAATAAAATTTCGCATTTCAAACCAAAAACCACGCACTTAATCGATGAAATGCCGTCAAAATTTTAAAACTATGCTAAACTTTAAACTTAGTGAGTTACCATATTTAACTCTTCCTGATTAACATCTAAAAGTTTTGATTGTCTGTAAAAGAAGTAAAAGCCAACCAAATATAATGTTGTAGATAACAAATTAAGTAAATTGCGCTCTCCCATATAATTATATGCCACCCACATTACCTCGGCAAAAACAACACTTAAAACCCCTACAAACATGTATAACGACTTTACATTGTCCTTATAAAAATAAGCTAAAAGGGCTGTAGAAAGAAGCAACAATAAAACTATATTATAAACAAGCTCTACATAATACTCATCAGTAACCGAAACATAAGGTTTTACTACACCCTGAAGAAAATACACTATATATACGCTCAACACAGATAAAACTATTAGGTGTATAAAATAATTCTTTATTAAAGACTTTATTTTTATTGATTTAGAGATCTCAAAAAACAAACATGTATAAGCTAAAATATACAAGGCATTCCCTAAATAATAATCTATTTTCTTATATAACGTAATGCCTTCAAAAAACACCAGTAAATCGGAAATAGAAAACAAAACCAAAAACAAGGTAAAAAACAACGACCTGTTTTTTACCTTAATAAAGTATGTGATTGTGATAAATGGCAGAATTAATGAACTGGAATAATAAGCCAAATCATCGTGACCTGTAAATTGAAACAGGACAAATAATATGTAAATTAATATAACCAAACCCTCTATTATTTTAGATTTAAGCATAATAGCAATCTAATTCTTTAGGGCAAATATAAACAAATATTACAATTAAACGATAAAAAAGTGCTTTTTGTCGATAAAAAATTATTTTACCCCAATCATTTGTAAGAATTGAGACTCCGATTTTATATCTATATTCAAGCTTTCTGCCTTTTTTAGCTTACTTGGCCCCATTTTATCTCCAGCAACCAAAAAGCTTGTTTTCGACGAAATAGAACTACTCACTTTGCCTCCATTATCTTCAATAAGCTTTTTAAGTTCATCTCTTGAAACAATTTCAAACACTCCTGAAACCACAATGCTTTGCCCTTTTAAAATATCGGTTTGCCCCTGAAGTTGCTCAGCCGAAATTTCCAATTGTACCCCAAAAGATTTTAACCTATTAATAATATGTATGTTTTCTTCGGAAGCAAAAAATGCAAGAACACTTTCAGCAATCTTTACACCAATCTCATCAACATTAACCAATTCATCTTGTGTGGCCTGAGCAATAGCCTCAATACTTTTATAGTG includes the following:
- a CDS encoding bifunctional metallophosphatase/5'-nucleotidase; the protein is MKRRDFIQKTSATTALITLGGIGLQSFANKTNTKQITILHTNDVHSHIDPFGPNDGTYPNMGGVARRASLVESIRKENPNTLLLDAGDIFQGTPYFNYYGGELEFKLMSMLKYDAATLGNHDFDAGIDGLYAQLPHAKFDFICSNYDFSNTIMDTHTKPYKIYNVDGIKIGIFGLGIKLKGIVDSKNYKETKYLDPIETAKDMSRILKTEKQCDLVICLSHLGYYYKENPDRLCDLILAKSTKDIDLIIGGHTHTFLQKPTVVKNSEDKNMLVNQVGYWGINLGRIDFYFDTDKNKSANGTSIIV
- a CDS encoding 5'-nucleotidase C-terminal domain-containing protein, producing the protein MRFTFLIYLLYISLFISCKQPEYHLTKIEGKQIGITDSLKNVSEIDSFIKPFRSHLNKDLDSVLAYSVGTYSRDDGKFNTAIGNFMADVIYEQSNPVFKSRTGHDIDMVLLSYGSIRTIVSKGDITTRTAFELMPFENNIVIVALKKPEIDKMLEYLCKAKKANPFSKLKLVIDQDYKLIEATIKNHKIEEDKTYYVATQDYLYNGGDNMTFFQPNDSLYKIDYKVRNAIIDYFKKTDTISPTIDDRFIQITP